The Amycolatopsis sp. NBC_01480 genome segment CCCCGGGCCCAACGTGCTGTGCCCGCAGGACGTCCTGGAACCGGTGCTGCGCAAGGCCGCGCAGGAGCGGGGCGTATCCGTGCGGTTCGCCACCGAGCTGACCTCGTTCACCCAGGACGAGAACGGCGTGACCGCGCAGCTGCGCCCGGCCGGCGGCGAGCCGTACCAGCTGACCGCCGACTACCTGATCGCCGCCGACGGCGCGCGCAGCCCGATCCGCACCGCGCTGGGCACGGCGCGCAGCGGGCTCGGCCGCCTCGCCGACAATCTCGACCTCTATTTCCGGGCCGACCTCACGGAACTGGTGCGGGACAAGCCGTTCAACCTCTGCCGGATCGAGAACCCGGTCGCCTCGGGCGCGTTCATGTCCGTCAACGGCACCGACCGCTGGCTGTTCTCCACCGCCGACTTCCCCGGCGCGGACACCCGGTCCGACGACCACTGGCGCGAGGTGCTGCGCGCGGTGATCGGCGAGCCGGACCTGGACGTCACGCTGCTGGGCCGGATGCACTGGGAGTCCGGGATGCACGTCGCCGACCGGTTCGCCACCGGCCGGGTGTTCCTGGCCGGCGACGCCGCGCACGTGATGCCGCCGATGGCCGCGGCCGGCGCGAACACCGCCATCGCCGACGTGACCAACCTGGCCTGGAAACTCGCCGCCGTCCTGAGCGGCCGGGCCGCGCCGGCCCTGCTCGGCACCTACCACGCCGAGCGGCACCCGGTCGGCTACGCGACCGCGGAGGCGTCCAGCGAGGTCGCCGGCCACGTCGGGGACATGCTCGCCACCGTCACCCATGGCGACGGCCTGCGACGGCATCCCACCGCCACGCTTTTCGGCGCCCAGTACCACAACGGCGCCTTTGTGCCCGACCACCGCGGCCCCGCCCCCACCGACCGCTACTCCCCCGCGGGACGGCCGGGCACCCGCGTGCCCCACGCGTGGCTCGACGCCACGACGTCCACCATCGACTACGCTGGCCCTGGCCTGACCCTGCTCACAGGTCCCGCCTCGGACCGATGGACCGTCGAGGCCGCGAGGCACGGACTCCGGCTCGTCCCGGTGTCCGATCCGGGGTGGCTCGCCGAGGCCGCCGTCGGCGAGGACGGTGCCCTGCTGCTGCGGCCGGACGCCATCGTCGCCTGGCACTCGTCCTCGGGGGTGCCGCTGGGCGAGGCGCTCGAACGGGTGCTCGGCGTCGGTGCCTGGATTAGGTTGGGCGATATGACTTCCACCGCTGAGAAGGCCGTGCGCCTGCAAGAACTGCACACGGCGCCGGAGCTGCTGCTCGTCGTCAACGTCTGGGACGCGATCACCGCGAAGGTCGTCGCCGAGACGCCCGGCACGCAGGCGCTCGCCACGCCGAGCCACGGCATCGCCGCCTCGCGCGGCTACCCGGACGGCGAGAAGATCCCCCGCGACGAGATGATCGCCGAGGTCGCGCTGATCGTGCGGACGGCGGGCGACCTCCCAGTCACCGCCGACCTGGAAGCCGGCTACGGCGACCCGGGCGGCACCGTCGCCCGCGCGATCGAGGCCGGCGCCGTCGGCTGCAACCTCGAGGACCAGATGAAACCGCTCGCCGAGTCGGTGAAGGCCGTCGAGGCCGCAGTCGCCGCCGCGCAGTCCGCCGGGGTCGACTTCGTCCTCAACGCCCGCACCGACGCGTTCGTCAAGGGCGCCGGCCGCGACCCCGAGGAGCTGCTGGCCGAAGCAATCACCCGCGGACGCGCGTACCTCGAAGCCGGCGCATCGAACTTCTTCGTGCCGGGCAAGCTCGACGCCACCCAGGTCGGCCGGCTGGTCGAAGCGCTGGGCGAGCGCAAGGTCAACCTGATCGGCATCCCCGGCTCGATCCCGCTGGACACCGCGCAGAAGCTCGGCGTCTCCCGGGTTTCCTACGGGCCGTGGAGCCAGAACGTGGCGCTCACCGCGCTGGCCAAGCTGGCCGAGGACGTTTACGCGGGCGGCGGGCTGCCGGCCGACACGCGCAAGCTGAACTGAACCGTCTTCAGCGCGGCGGTGGCGTGCTCACGTCACCGCCGCCCGGGCTCTCCTCGAGATTGGCGACAAGCCTCCTGAGCAGGTCCAGCAGGAGCTCGGTTTCCTTGGCACTGAAGCCTTTGAGCGCCTGGTCGTTGGTCTCGAACAGCGCCGAGCTCACCTGCGCGAGCTTGGCCCGCCCGTCCTCGGTCAGCGAGATCAGGCTGACCCGCCGGTCGTGCCGGGCGGGGCCGCGCCGGATCAGGCCGTCGCGGTCCATCCGGGCGAGTAGCTGGGCCATGGACGGCTGCTCGATCCGGGCCAGCACCGCCAGTTCCTTCTGGGACAACGCATCCGCCTTCTTCAGCGCCACCAGCACCGGCATCTGCGCGAAGGTCAGCCCCAGCGGCCGCAGCCGCTGATCGTTGACCCGGGTCAACGCGCGCGAGGCGATGTTGATCAGGGCCGCGGGCACTGAGTCGAAGCTGGGGGGCGTCACGCCACGAAGTGTATAGGATCCTATTGACCTAATACATAGGTACCTATACGGTTCGGCTGCATAGGAACCTATGCAACGAGTTGTCCAGACAGGGGAACACAAGTGAGCATTCGCAACGTGAACGTCATCGACGGGGTGGCGCCCGGCCCGATCGCCGGTGCCGAGGTAGTGGTGACCGACGGGCGGTTCAGCGCCATCCGCCCGGCGGACGCGCAACCGGCCGGCGACGACGGCCCCGTCCTCGACGCTAGAGGCGGCTACCTGGTGCCGGGTCTGTGGGAGAGCCACACCCACTTGGGCGGACACGCTTTCGCCAAGCCCGAGCCGGAGCGGGCGAAGTACGTTTCCCAGCTGCTCACCGATTTCCTGAGCGCCGGGGTGACCACCGTCGTCGACCTCGGCGGCCCGCTGGACGTCGAACTCGCCGCCCGCGACTACCTCGGCAGGGACGCCGGCACCGCCGCCGGGTTGTTCTTCGCCGGGCCGGCGTTCACCGGGGTCCGGGGCTGGCCGGTCCTGGACGATCCGGCGCGGGCCGCGATCGCCCACCAGACGAACGATGCCGACCTCGCCTACCGGCAGACCCTGGAGCTGGCCGATCAGGTCGACTTCCTCAAATGCATCTACGACGGCGAGCCCGGCGCCCCGGACAAGCTGCCGTTCGACGCGCTCAAAGCCATCGTCGCGGCCGCGCACGAGAAGGGCAAAAACGTCCTGGTGCACGTCCACGAACGCACCGACCTGGAGGACGCGGTGGCCGCCGGCGCGGACGGCATCGAACACGCTTTCCAGCCACAGGACCCCGGCAGTACCGCCGAGGCCCGCGATGTCGCCGCGCTGCTGGCGGAGACGAACACCTACTACTGCCCCACCCTGGTCACCTGGGAGCAGCTCGCGCACAACGGCGAGGCCGGCTATCTGCAGAAGCTGGTCGATGGCGGCTTCGCCACGCCGGACGACCTCCCGGAGATCACCGCCCGGCCGATCTACGGGCGCGAGTTCCCCCGGCATTCCGCGCAGGACTCCCGTATCCGGTTCGACTACGCGATGCGCACGCTGGCGCTGATGCACGACGCGGGGGTGAAGATCACCGCGGGCAGCGACGTGGCCCTGTTGATGCCTTCGCCGCCCGTCGCCCTGCTGCGAGAACTGCACCTGCTGGCCGAGGCCGGACTGCCGCTGCCCGCGGTGCTGGCGGCCGGTACCCGGCACTCAGCCGAGAAGATCGGCCCGCCGGCGACGGCACCGGGCACGATCACCGCCGGAGCCGTCGCCGACGCGCTGCTTCTTGATGCCGACCCGTACGCGGACATCGCGCACCTGATCGACCGTGCCCACCACGTCGGGACCTTGCGGGCCGGACGGGCGAGCTGGACCGAGCCCGCAGTCTGACCAGGCGGCCCCTACTGGTACCGCGGGCTGGTCGAATGCCATTCGAACCCGCCGCCCATCCAGGCCCGCAGCCCGTGCAGGAAACGCTGGAGTTCAGCGGAGGCAACGGGTTCCAGGGCCCGGTGGCCGGCCTGGAAGTCGCGGACGATCTGGTTGTGGAGGTCGACCACGATCTCCGTGGCCTCTTCGATCGGGCAGGACCGGTCGGCGGCGACCTGCAGGACCATGTTGGCCGGCGGGTTCTCGTCGGCGAGGTCCTTCGTCACCGAGTGCAGGTCGTTGACCAGCACGGACGCCGTGCCGGCCTGGATGGCGGCGCGGCGCACGCGCGGTTCGTAGAACAGGTTGGCGGTCAGCTCGTAACCGCCGAGGACGTCGATCAGGGTCATGGACGTGTAGAAGCTGTCGTGCTGGCGGGCGGCGAGGTACTCCCACGCGGGTGGGGGATCGTCGTTGTACTGCCAGGCGGCGTAGGCGTTCCAGGACACGAACATGGCGAAGGTGGAGTAGTTCACGCGCTGCACCTGGGCCGGGCTGCCGTACTGCCGCAGGTGGTCGACACCCGAGCGGAGCGCGACCAGAACCCGGTCGCTGCGAAGGGTTTCGTCGAGTTCCCGGCTGAACTCGCCCGCCGGCGGCACCGGGTCCATCGCCGCCATCGCCAGCGCCAGCCGCGGCGGGAGCTTCTCCGGGACGGCGCCGAGGGCGGTGTCGTCGGCGTACAGGTCGTCCGCGGCCCACCACGCCGCGTTGAGCTTCGCCGAGATCAGCAGCCGGTCCGGGTCCTCGCAGTCCGGGTGCGCGAGCATGACCAGCCGCCCGAACCCGGCCTTCCCGAGCTGCTCCGCCTCCTGCTCGTCGAAGCCGACCTCCCCCGCCCACGCGATCAGCCGCCGGTCCACCTCCTCGCCGAGGGGATCGTTGATCCGCTCGGTGACCGGGCAGTACAACGGCGAAGCGCTGCCGTCGCCCCAAGTCCGGTAGGCGTAAGCCGGATCCTCGGCGCCCGGCCCGGGGTCCGGCAGCGGGACCTCGGTGAGCCGGGCGCCGAGGCGCGCCGCGGACGTGCCCAGCCCGGTCGGGCCGGCCAGCAGGGTGGACAGGGCACGGTGCGGGTCCGTCATCGCTTCACTCCAGGGTGTCCTCGGCGGGCGAGTCAGACGCGGTCGGCCGCGATGAGCAGATAGTGGAAGCTGCCCTCGCGGTAGGCGGTGAGGAACGGGCCCTCGATCCCGGTGGCCACCGAGGACTTCGCGCGCAGCTCCCAGTACGGGATGGTCTGCGCGGTCAGGTCGACCACGGAGATGGGCACCATGTTGTTCGCCGTCATGGCCTTGAAGTACGCGCTGCGCGGGTGGATGTTGCAGGTGTAGTGCTGGTCGATCTGCGCGACCGCCTTGGACCGCCCGCCGGTCACGTCGTTGTAGCAGCCGGTGATGGTGACGTAGCGGCCGCCGAACTCCAGCTGCCGGGCGTGCTCGGCGAACAGCTCGAACAGGTCCACGTACATGGTGCTCTCGTTGTTCCAGATGGCCCGGCGCGAACCGGTTTCGAAGCCGGTGTCGAGCATGTTGCGGAAGTGGTAGCGGACCTGGTCCTGGACGCCGCGGGCCTCGGCCTGGCCGTTGGCGAAGTCGACCTGCTTCTGCGAGATCGACACCCCGTCGACCTGGCAGCCGAACCGCTGGTTGGCCATGATGCTGCTGCCGCCCCGCCCGCAGCCCGCGTCCAGCAGCCGGTCGCCGGGCGAGACGTCGCCGAGGTGGTCGAGCAGCACCTCGGCCTGCGCCGTCTCCAGCCGGTGCATCTCGGCGATCATCCGCTCGTCCCGGGTCTGTTCGGGTCCCTCGAGCACCGACTGGTCGACCTCGCCGATGCCGTAGTGGTGGTGGTAGAGGCCGTCGACGTCGCCCAGGCGCAGGTTGACCGGGTCTTTCTCCTTGTTCCAGTAGGACGCCACGGACTTCTGGTATTCGGTGCGCAGGACCTCGGCGGGGGCGGGCCGGGCGATCGTCACGGGTGTGTTTCCTTTCGTTGGTGGGTAAGCGGAAGCCGGCTTGCTCAGCGGGCGATCTCGACGTTCTCCAGCACGCCGAGCGCGTCCGGGACCAGCACCGCGGCCGAGTAGTAGGCACTGACCAGGTAGGACGCCACGGCCTGGTCGTTGATGCCCTCGAACCGCACGTTGAGGCCGGGCTGGACCTCGTCGGGCAGGCCGGTCTGGTGCAGCCCGATCACCCCGTGGTCCTCGACCCCGGTCCGCATCGCGAGGATGGACGTGGTGCCGGTTTCGGAGACCGGGATCTTGTCGCACGGCAGGATCGGCACCCCGCGCCACGCGGGCACGGCCTTGTCCTCGACCACGGTGCCCTCCGGGTACAGCCCGCGCCGGGTGCACTCCCTCCCGAACGCGGCGATCGCGCGCGGGTGGGCGAGGAAGAACTTCGTCTTGCGGCGCCGGCTGACCAGCTCGTCCAGATCGTCCGGGGTCGGCGGACCGGAGCGGGTCTGGAACCGGGACTTGAGGTCGGCGTTGTGCAGCAGGCCGAACTCGCGGTTGTTGACCAGCTCGTGCTCCTGCCGTTCCCGCAGCGCCTCGGTGGTCAGCCGCAGCTGCTCGTCGAGCTGGTTCATCGGCTCGTTGTAGAGGTCGGTGACCCGGGTGTGCACGCGCAGGTGGGTTTGCGCGACGGCCAGCTCGTACTCCCGCGGCGAGGTCTCGTAATCGGCGAACGTGCCGGGCAGGAGCGGCTCGCCGTCGTGGCCCGAGGACATCTCGATCTCGGACTCGCCCTTGGCGTTCTGCGGTTTCCCGCCCGCGGCCAGCATTTCCCGCACGTGCTCGCGCAGCCGCTCGGAGCGCCCGTTCAGGTCGGCGAACGCGTCGGCGCGCAGAGTCAGCACGATCACCGGGGTCACCGCCCGGACCGTGAACGGCCAGTTGCGGCTGATCCCGCTGAGCAGCTCGTCGCCGAAGTGGTCGCCGTCGGCCATGGTCCCGAGGGTGATCTCGTCGCCGTACTCGCCCGGCGCCACCTTGGCCACCTTGCCGTGCGCGACCAGCACCACCTCGTCCAGCGGGGTGCCGTGGCGCACGATCACCTCGCCGGCCGGGTACTCGTGCTGCACGAACCGGCCGGCCAGCGCGGTGAGCGTGTCCTCGTCGTCGAAACCGCGCAGCAGCGCCAGTTCCGCCAGCTCCTGCGGCACGACCCGGACGTCGGCGCCGACGTTGGTGAAGCTCACCCGCCCGTCGCCGACGGTGTAGGTCAGCCGGCGGTTGACCCGGTAGGCGCCGCCCGCGGCCTCCACCCAGGGCAGCATCCGCGACAGCCACCGCGGGCTGATGCCCTGCATCTGCGGCCGGGTCTTGGTGGTCGTCGCCAGGGTGCGCGCGGCGGCCGTGCCCAGGCTCAGCCGGGCCTCGGCGGCCGGGGTGAGCGGCTCGGTGGCGGTCATCCTTCGCGGCCGATCTCCGCGGCCTCGAGCACGGCCAGCGCGTCCGGCACCAGCACGGCGGCCGAGTAGTAGGTGCTCACCAGGTAGGAGATGATCGCCTGCCCGGACACACCCATGAACCGCACGTTGAGGCCGGGCTCGTACTCGTCGGGCAGCCCGATCTGGCGCAGCCCGACCACACCCTGGTTCTGCTCGCCGGTGCGCATCAGCAGCACCGAGCTGGTGCGGGTGGGGCTGACCGGGATCTTGTTGCACGGGTAGATCGGCACCCCGCGCCAGGCCGGCACCTTGTGGCCGCCGATGTCCACGCCGGTCGGGTAGATCCCCGCCTTGCTGCACTCGCGGCTGAACGCGGCGATCGTGCGCGGGTGGGCCAGGAAGAAGCCGGGGTCCTTCCACACCAGGGAAAGCAGCTCGTCGAAGTCGTCCGGGGTGGGCGGGCCGGTGCGGGTCGGGATGCGCTGGGCGAAGTCGGAGTTGTGCAGCAGGCCGAAGTCGGTGTTGTTGACCAGCTCGTGCTCCTGGCGCTCGCGCAGCGCCTCGATGGTCAGCCGCAGCTGCTGCTCGGTCTGGTCCATCGGCTGGCTGTAGAGGTCGGCTACCCGGGTGTGCACCCGCAGCACGGTCTGCGCGACACTCAGCTCGTACTCCCGCGGCGAGGCCTCGTAGTCCACGAAAGTGCCCGGCAGCAACGGTTCCCCGTCGTGGCCGGAGGAGATGTCGATCTCCGCCTCGCCGTGCTCGTTGGCCGCCCCGCCGGTGTCGGACGCGCTCTCGATCTGCGCCCGCAGCGAGTCGGACTGCTCCAGCACCTGCTCGAACGCCTGGCGCGACAT includes the following:
- a CDS encoding FAD-dependent monooxygenase, translated to MNDRVPVLMCGGGIAGLTAALLLHRQGVSPVLVEKHPDTSPQPKARRINPRSTEVFRLLGLADEVAAASAPLAGFNSVLNGRTLADATQPTLSPVMQDRLAQHRKVGELSPGPNVLCPQDVLEPVLRKAAQERGVSVRFATELTSFTQDENGVTAQLRPAGGEPYQLTADYLIAADGARSPIRTALGTARSGLGRLADNLDLYFRADLTELVRDKPFNLCRIENPVASGAFMSVNGTDRWLFSTADFPGADTRSDDHWREVLRAVIGEPDLDVTLLGRMHWESGMHVADRFATGRVFLAGDAAHVMPPMAAAGANTAIADVTNLAWKLAAVLSGRAAPALLGTYHAERHPVGYATAEASSEVAGHVGDMLATVTHGDGLRRHPTATLFGAQYHNGAFVPDHRGPAPTDRYSPAGRPGTRVPHAWLDATTSTIDYAGPGLTLLTGPASDRWTVEAARHGLRLVPVSDPGWLAEAAVGEDGALLLRPDAIVAWHSSSGVPLGEALERVLGVGAWIRLGDMTSTAEKAVRLQELHTAPELLLVVNVWDAITAKVVAETPGTQALATPSHGIAASRGYPDGEKIPRDEMIAEVALIVRTAGDLPVTADLEAGYGDPGGTVARAIEAGAVGCNLEDQMKPLAESVKAVEAAVAAAQSAGVDFVLNARTDAFVKGAGRDPEELLAEAITRGRAYLEAGASNFFVPGKLDATQVGRLVEALGERKVNLIGIPGSIPLDTAQKLGVSRVSYGPWSQNVALTALAKLAEDVYAGGGLPADTRKLN
- a CDS encoding MarR family winged helix-turn-helix transcriptional regulator, whose amino-acid sequence is MPAALINIASRALTRVNDQRLRPLGLTFAQMPVLVALKKADALSQKELAVLARIEQPSMAQLLARMDRDGLIRRGPARHDRRVSLISLTEDGRAKLAQVSSALFETNDQALKGFSAKETELLLDLLRRLVANLEESPGGGDVSTPPPR
- a CDS encoding amidohydrolase family protein, with translation MSIRNVNVIDGVAPGPIAGAEVVVTDGRFSAIRPADAQPAGDDGPVLDARGGYLVPGLWESHTHLGGHAFAKPEPERAKYVSQLLTDFLSAGVTTVVDLGGPLDVELAARDYLGRDAGTAAGLFFAGPAFTGVRGWPVLDDPARAAIAHQTNDADLAYRQTLELADQVDFLKCIYDGEPGAPDKLPFDALKAIVAAAHEKGKNVLVHVHERTDLEDAVAAGADGIEHAFQPQDPGSTAEARDVAALLAETNTYYCPTLVTWEQLAHNGEAGYLQKLVDGGFATPDDLPEITARPIYGREFPRHSAQDSRIRFDYAMRTLALMHDAGVKITAGSDVALLMPSPPVALLRELHLLAEAGLPLPAVLAAGTRHSAEKIGPPATAPGTITAGAVADALLLDADPYADIAHLIDRAHHVGTLRAGRASWTEPAV
- a CDS encoding family 2 encapsulin nanocompartment cargo protein terpene cyclase, with amino-acid sequence MTDPHRALSTLLAGPTGLGTSAARLGARLTEVPLPDPGPGAEDPAYAYRTWGDGSASPLYCPVTERINDPLGEEVDRRLIAWAGEVGFDEQEAEQLGKAGFGRLVMLAHPDCEDPDRLLISAKLNAAWWAADDLYADDTALGAVPEKLPPRLALAMAAMDPVPPAGEFSRELDETLRSDRVLVALRSGVDHLRQYGSPAQVQRVNYSTFAMFVSWNAYAAWQYNDDPPPAWEYLAARQHDSFYTSMTLIDVLGGYELTANLFYEPRVRRAAIQAGTASVLVNDLHSVTKDLADENPPANMVLQVAADRSCPIEEATEIVVDLHNQIVRDFQAGHRALEPVASAELQRFLHGLRAWMGGGFEWHSTSPRYQ
- a CDS encoding geranyl diphosphate 2-C-methyltransferase, translated to MTIARPAPAEVLRTEYQKSVASYWNKEKDPVNLRLGDVDGLYHHHYGIGEVDQSVLEGPEQTRDERMIAEMHRLETAQAEVLLDHLGDVSPGDRLLDAGCGRGGSSIMANQRFGCQVDGVSISQKQVDFANGQAEARGVQDQVRYHFRNMLDTGFETGSRRAIWNNESTMYVDLFELFAEHARQLEFGGRYVTITGCYNDVTGGRSKAVAQIDQHYTCNIHPRSAYFKAMTANNMVPISVVDLTAQTIPYWELRAKSSVATGIEGPFLTAYREGSFHYLLIAADRV
- a CDS encoding family 2B encapsulin nanocompartment shell protein, giving the protein MTATEPLTPAAEARLSLGTAAARTLATTTKTRPQMQGISPRWLSRMLPWVEAAGGAYRVNRRLTYTVGDGRVSFTNVGADVRVVPQELAELALLRGFDDEDTLTALAGRFVQHEYPAGEVIVRHGTPLDEVVLVAHGKVAKVAPGEYGDEITLGTMADGDHFGDELLSGISRNWPFTVRAVTPVIVLTLRADAFADLNGRSERLREHVREMLAAGGKPQNAKGESEIEMSSGHDGEPLLPGTFADYETSPREYELAVAQTHLRVHTRVTDLYNEPMNQLDEQLRLTTEALRERQEHELVNNREFGLLHNADLKSRFQTRSGPPTPDDLDELVSRRRKTKFFLAHPRAIAAFGRECTRRGLYPEGTVVEDKAVPAWRGVPILPCDKIPVSETGTTSILAMRTGVEDHGVIGLHQTGLPDEVQPGLNVRFEGINDQAVASYLVSAYYSAAVLVPDALGVLENVEIAR
- a CDS encoding family 2B encapsulin nanocompartment shell protein, with translation MTVTESDAAAGSAPDAGNPQLSLGRAAARKLATTTKSVPQMQGISSRWLLKALDWVQVNGGAYRVNRRLSYAVGDGRVTFEKAGDQVRVVPAELGELPPLRGYDDEEVLPELARRFTQQEVSPGDVLVEFGHRAEQVFLIAHGKIGKTGPGQYGDETTLGSLKDGDYFGAQVLLSGDGIWEFTAKALTSGTVLTMSRQAFEQVLEQSDSLRAQIESASDTGGAANEHGEAEIDISSGHDGEPLLPGTFVDYEASPREYELSVAQTVLRVHTRVADLYSQPMDQTEQQLRLTIEALRERQEHELVNNTDFGLLHNSDFAQRIPTRTGPPTPDDFDELLSLVWKDPGFFLAHPRTIAAFSRECSKAGIYPTGVDIGGHKVPAWRGVPIYPCNKIPVSPTRTSSVLLMRTGEQNQGVVGLRQIGLPDEYEPGLNVRFMGVSGQAIISYLVSTYYSAAVLVPDALAVLEAAEIGREG